From a single Miscanthus floridulus cultivar M001 chromosome 8, ASM1932011v1, whole genome shotgun sequence genomic region:
- the LOC136473423 gene encoding AP-4 complex subunit sigma-like: MAKERRSVESLSDLWRAGAEQAHREVEDDGVEQQRSKQAGRDDEMTIRFVLFVNKQGQTRLAQYYEHLSLDERRALEGEIVRKCLARTDQQCSFVEHRNYKVVYRRYASLFFLVGVDNDENELAILEFIHLFVETMDRHFGNVCELDIMFHLEKVHFMLEEMVMNGCIVETSKQNILAPIQLMEKTS; the protein is encoded by the exons ATGGCCAAGGAACGGCGTTCGGTGGAGTCCCTCTCTGACTTGTGGCGAGCAGGAGCAGAACAGGCTCATCGAGAGGTAGAAGACGACGGGGTCGAGCAGCAGAGGAGCAAGCAGGCAGGCCGAGACGACGAGATGACGATCCGGTTCGTGCTGTTCGTGAACAAGCAGGGCCAGACGCGGCTGGCGCAGTACTACGAGCACCTCTCCCTCGACGAGCGACGCGCCCTCGAGGGCGAGATCGTCCGCAAGTGCCTCGCCCGCACCGACCAGCAG TGTTCGTTCGTGGAGCACCGGAACTACAAGGTCGTGTACAGGCGCTACGCCTCCCTTTTCTTCCTCGTCGGCGTCGACAATGATGAG AATGAGTTAGCTATCCTTGAATTTATACATCTTTTCGTGGAAACTATGGATCGCCACTTTGGCAATGTG TGCGAGCTTGATATCATGTTCCATCTGGAGAAAGTGCACTTCATGTTGGAAGAGATGGTGATGAATGGTTGCATTGTGGAGACGAGTAAACAGAACATCTTGGCACCCATACAACTTATGGAGAAAACTTCCTAA